The window AATGTCTGCTTCAGCAATAATCTGATTGATCCCCGTAGAGTTGTACCCCTGTTTATAGAATAACCCGGAAGCTACTCTTATAATTCTTTCGCGTACCTTTTCCTTTTTCATCGTGAAAATTTTTACAAATGTAAATAAAAAATAGATAAGTCTATCTATTTTTAAAATTGAGATAAAAACTTTATTTTTAAATTGAGAAAATAATACCCTGATCATGAAACCACAGCTTTACTTTTTCATGCTTTTATTACTATTAAATGTATCTTGCAGTCAGTCAGAAAAACCTAATCCTGCAAAAAATATGAAATCTACCAATCCTGTTGTCTACTTTGAAATTCCTGCGAATGATTTGGAACGTGCTGAAAAGTTTTATTCTGGCGTTTTCAACTTTAGTTTTGGCAAAGAAATCATAGATGGCTACGAAATGGCTCTTTTTCCTTTTGAAGAAAAAAACAGTGGCATTACAGGAGCACTGGCCAAAGGAGCGGTCTACAAACCTTCTAAAACCGGGGTCATTATCTATTTTAAAACTGAAAATATTGACCAAACACTGGAAAAAGCTGTTCAATACGGAGGTTCCGTTCTTTACCCCAAAAGAACAGACGAAAAGTATGGTTTTGCTGTAGCAGAATTTGAAGACTCAGAAGGCAACAGAATTGCACTTCATGAAACGGTAAAATAGCCATACCATTCACTGCATATTATTTTTTATAACACAGTTGACGCATATTTCGTATATTTAAACAACCATTTGAAATCTAATCGGGTAAAGAATTATGGCAGAAGAACTTTATTTCATCAAGACCAATCCAAC of the Chryseobacterium aureum genome contains:
- a CDS encoding VOC family protein encodes the protein MKPQLYFFMLLLLLNVSCSQSEKPNPAKNMKSTNPVVYFEIPANDLERAEKFYSGVFNFSFGKEIIDGYEMALFPFEEKNSGITGALAKGAVYKPSKTGVIIYFKTENIDQTLEKAVQYGGSVLYPKRTDEKYGFAVAEFEDSEGNRIALHETVK